One Thermoanaerobacter pseudethanolicus ATCC 33223 DNA window includes the following coding sequences:
- the pnpS gene encoding two-component system histidine kinase PnpS has protein sequence MLKKSYCKLFFINLLGILIVAIFFLGYVPMTKFIFAILLGILVTFFLSYRFIKNIVEPIKEITEITKDIAKGIYSHRLESDSIDEIKELSLAVDSMSYKLKETIEELNDRNAKLEAILKSIVNGVIAFDNNEKILLINDAARKILNIKEKDLIGRHILEIVRNSKLHDFFEDVKKNKNSPSKSLELNVFNKHLKVYTSPILHPISHQNLGFVLIIDDITEMRRLEKIRSEFVANVSHELRTPLTSIRGFIETLRNGAIDNPQARDKFLDIIDFESERLTRLINDILTLSEIENVKEGYPKEEIELDNEIEDILYIMDKVARNKNITLKKDLNCTDLVIKTNKDRFHQMMINLIDNGIKYTPEGGFVKVSTREEGDKIIVTVEDNGIGISKENIPRLFERFYRVDKSRSRKLGGTGLGLAIVKHIVESMKGEIFVESEVGRGTKFIIKFNKTDLTKT, from the coding sequence ATGTTGAAAAAATCCTATTGTAAATTGTTTTTTATAAACCTACTTGGAATTTTAATAGTCGCCATATTTTTTTTAGGCTATGTTCCAATGACTAAATTTATTTTTGCTATTTTATTAGGAATTTTAGTAACATTTTTTTTAAGTTATAGATTTATAAAAAATATAGTAGAGCCTATAAAAGAGATAACTGAAATCACAAAGGATATTGCAAAGGGGATATACAGTCATAGGCTTGAAAGCGATTCTATTGATGAAATAAAAGAACTTTCTCTTGCAGTAGATTCTATGTCTTATAAATTAAAAGAAACAATAGAGGAATTAAATGATAGAAACGCAAAATTAGAAGCCATTTTAAAAAGCATAGTAAATGGGGTTATCGCTTTTGATAATAATGAGAAGATATTACTTATAAATGACGCTGCGAGGAAAATTCTAAATATAAAAGAGAAAGATTTAATTGGAAGACATATCTTAGAAATTGTAAGAAATAGTAAATTACATGACTTTTTTGAAGATGTTAAGAAAAATAAAAATTCCCCTTCCAAAAGTTTAGAACTAAATGTTTTCAACAAACACCTCAAAGTGTATACTAGTCCAATTCTTCATCCAATTTCCCATCAAAATTTAGGTTTTGTGTTAATAATAGATGATATTACAGAAATGAGAAGATTGGAAAAAATAAGAAGCGAATTTGTTGCAAATGTGTCCCATGAGCTGAGAACTCCTTTGACTTCTATTAGAGGCTTTATTGAAACTTTAAGAAATGGTGCTATTGACAATCCGCAGGCAAGAGATAAATTTTTAGATATAATTGATTTTGAGTCTGAAAGACTTACAAGACTTATAAACGATATACTCACTCTTTCTGAAATAGAAAATGTTAAAGAAGGTTATCCTAAAGAAGAAATAGAATTAGATAATGAGATAGAGGATATATTATATATAATGGACAAGGTCGCGAGAAATAAAAATATAACGTTGAAAAAAGATTTAAATTGTACAGATTTAGTGATAAAAACTAATAAAGATAGATTTCATCAAATGATGATTAATTTAATAGATAATGGTATAAAATACACTCCAGAGGGAGGATTTGTAAAGGTATCTACCAGAGAAGAGGGGGATAAAATAATTGTTACAGTTGAAGACAACGGTATAGGAATTTCGAAAGAAAATATTCCTAGGCTTTTTGAGAGATTTTATCGAGTTGACAAAAGTCGCTCAAGAAAATTAGGTGGTACAGGATTGGGACTTGCTATAGTTAAACATATTGTGGAATCTATGAAAGGAGAAATTTTTGTAGAAAGTGAAGTAGGGAGAGGTACAAAATTTATTATAAAATTCAACAAAACTGATTTAACAAAGACTTAA
- a CDS encoding phosphate ABC transporter substrate-binding protein — MLKSRFAKVVIAVLLIASFFTFAACGSKQPQSNNSTTTTDNLSGKITIAGSTALQPLAEQAAKMFMEKYPNVVITVQGGGSGTGLTQVVQGAIDIGNSDIFAEEKLDANTAKSLVDHKVAIVGFAVVVNKDVTVDNLTQQQLIDIFTGKITNWKDVGGSDEKITVILRPASSGTRATFKKIVLKGQEEAEGLALTEDSNGAVKKAVADTKGAISYIGLAYIDDTVKVLKYDGVEPTAQNIIDGKYPIWSYEHMYTKGEPTGAVKAFLDFMMSDEVQKELVPKVGFIPVSEMKTK; from the coding sequence ATGTTAAAGAGTCGATTTGCAAAAGTTGTTATTGCAGTACTGTTGATTGCAAGCTTTTTTACTTTTGCTGCGTGTGGTTCAAAACAACCCCAAAGCAATAATTCTACTACAACCACTGACAATCTTTCAGGTAAGATAACAATTGCTGGTTCTACAGCGTTACAGCCATTAGCTGAACAAGCTGCCAAAATGTTTATGGAAAAATATCCCAATGTAGTGATAACAGTGCAAGGCGGTGGTAGTGGTACAGGATTGACACAAGTAGTTCAAGGGGCAATTGATATTGGAAATTCTGATATTTTTGCTGAAGAAAAATTAGATGCCAACACAGCCAAATCTTTAGTAGATCATAAAGTTGCGATTGTAGGTTTTGCTGTAGTTGTTAATAAAGATGTTACAGTTGATAATTTAACTCAACAACAATTAATAGACATTTTTACAGGGAAAATAACAAATTGGAAAGATGTTGGCGGGTCAGATGAAAAGATAACAGTTATTTTGAGACCTGCAAGTTCGGGCACAAGAGCAACTTTTAAGAAGATCGTGTTAAAAGGTCAGGAAGAAGCAGAAGGTCTTGCTTTGACAGAAGATTCTAATGGAGCAGTTAAAAAAGCTGTAGCAGATACAAAAGGTGCAATTAGCTATATCGGTTTGGCATATATTGATGATACTGTAAAAGTGCTAAAGTATGATGGCGTAGAGCCAACTGCCCAAAACATAATAGATGGCAAGTATCCTATTTGGTCATACGAGCATATGTACACAAAAGGAGAACCTACTGGTGCAGTTAAAGCTTTCTTAGATTTCATGATGTCAGATGAAGTACAAAAAGAACTTGTTCCTAAGGTGGGATTTATACCTGTTAGTGAGATGAAAACAAAATAG
- the pstC gene encoding phosphate ABC transporter permease subunit PstC: MTVDKNYERKRKLVNSFGKAIVFISALLLIIITVSLFLFVASKGLSTFIKDGISIKEFLFSTTWKPDREVPAVGALQFILGSIYVSVFAIMISAPIGVSSAIFMVEIAKKLGQKILQPAIEIFVGIPSVVYGWVGLTVLVPFISKHFGGLGFSLLAGILVLTIMTLPTITSVSTDAIKSLPTEIREASYALGATRWQTIRHVILPAAKPGILTAIVLGLARAFGEALAVQMVIGNRPVIPKSFLEPMSTITSIITMDMGNTVMGTVWNDALWSLALLLLMISFTFIIVIKLVGRRGMYK; encoded by the coding sequence ATGACAGTTGATAAAAATTATGAAAGAAAGCGGAAATTGGTTAATTCGTTTGGAAAGGCTATCGTTTTCATATCTGCTTTGCTATTAATAATTATCACTGTTTCTCTCTTTTTATTTGTAGCATCTAAAGGTCTTTCCACTTTTATAAAAGATGGCATCTCTATAAAAGAATTTTTGTTTTCTACTACCTGGAAGCCTGATAGAGAGGTACCTGCGGTAGGGGCATTACAATTTATATTAGGTTCTATATATGTGTCTGTTTTTGCTATTATGATAAGCGCACCTATTGGAGTTTCCTCTGCAATTTTTATGGTAGAAATTGCTAAAAAATTAGGTCAAAAGATTTTACAACCAGCTATTGAAATATTCGTAGGCATTCCTTCTGTAGTGTACGGTTGGGTTGGTCTTACAGTATTAGTTCCTTTTATAAGTAAACATTTTGGAGGATTGGGATTTAGTTTGTTGGCAGGTATATTAGTTCTCACGATTATGACACTTCCTACAATTACCAGTGTTAGCACTGATGCTATAAAGTCGTTACCTACGGAGATAAGAGAAGCCAGTTATGCTCTCGGTGCGACAAGGTGGCAAACAATAAGACATGTGATTCTTCCTGCAGCGAAACCGGGAATTTTAACTGCTATTGTATTAGGACTGGCAAGGGCTTTTGGAGAAGCTTTGGCAGTTCAAATGGTTATAGGAAATCGACCAGTGATTCCTAAATCTTTTTTAGAACCTATGAGTACTATAACTTCTATCATTACAATGGACATGGGAAATACAGTAATGGGTACTGTGTGGAATGATGCCCTTTGGTCTTTGGCATTACTCCTTCTTATGATATCTTTTACTTTCATCATTGTAATTAAATTGGTTGGCAGGAGGGGAATGTATAAATGA
- the pstA gene encoding phosphate ABC transporter permease PstA, translating to MKSKLYDKIANIYFYVVAVFLILLLVSLISYILYQGRTKLNIDFLTSPPKFMEAGGGIGPQLFNSLQLLIITLIISVPIGLGAGIYMAEYAKPGLLTEIIRLSAETLSSMPSIVVGLFGLLVFVTMTGWGYSLVAGALTLTVLNLPVMTRVSEDSIRSVPNSLREASYALGATKWQTIVKVVVPAAMPGIITGIILTAGRIFGEAAALLYTAGMSSPALNFSNLNPSSPTSPLNIFRPAETLAVYIWKVNSEGLAPDARQIADGAAAVLLLMVLIFNILARWLGNTLYKRMTGEK from the coding sequence ATGAAATCTAAACTGTATGATAAAATAGCGAATATATATTTTTACGTTGTTGCTGTGTTTTTAATCTTGCTTTTGGTTTCATTAATAAGTTATATATTGTATCAAGGGAGAACTAAACTGAATATAGATTTTTTAACTTCCCCTCCAAAATTTATGGAAGCAGGAGGAGGCATAGGGCCACAGCTTTTTAATTCATTACAATTATTAATAATAACTTTGATAATTTCTGTTCCCATAGGCTTAGGTGCAGGAATCTATATGGCAGAGTATGCAAAACCGGGTTTATTAACGGAAATTATAAGGTTGTCAGCAGAAACTTTATCTTCAATGCCTTCTATTGTAGTAGGTCTTTTTGGACTTTTAGTGTTTGTAACCATGACTGGATGGGGTTATTCCCTCGTTGCAGGAGCTCTTACTCTTACGGTGTTAAATCTTCCTGTAATGACAAGAGTAAGTGAAGATTCGATTAGAAGTGTGCCCAATAGTTTAAGAGAGGCAAGTTACGCTTTAGGTGCTACTAAATGGCAAACAATTGTAAAAGTTGTAGTGCCTGCTGCAATGCCTGGAATTATAACAGGAATAATTTTAACTGCTGGAAGAATTTTTGGAGAAGCTGCTGCTTTGTTGTATACTGCAGGCATGAGTAGCCCTGCCTTGAATTTTTCAAACTTAAATCCCTCAAGTCCTACTTCGCCTTTAAATATCTTTAGGCCTGCAGAGACTTTGGCTGTTTATATTTGGAAGGTAAATAGTGAGGGGTTAGCACCTGATGCAAGACAGATTGCAGACGGTGCTGCAGCAGTTTTATTGCTAATGGTATTGATCTTCAACATTCTTGCTAGATGGTTAGGAAATACATTATATAAAAGAATGACAGGAGAAAAATAA
- the pstB gene encoding phosphate ABC transporter ATP-binding protein PstB has translation MKKIQVKDLDLFYGDVQALKKINLDVEANSVLALIGPSGCGKSTFIRTLNRMNDLIEGVKISGTVLLDGQDVYKEVDVIELRKRVGMVFQKPNPFPMTVYDNVAYGPRIHGIKDKKKLNEIVEKSLKAAALWDEVKDRLDKSALSLSGGQQQRLCIARTLAVEPEVILMDEPTSALDPISTMKIEELINELKNKYTIIIVTHNMQQAGRVSDYTAFFLNGELIESGPTDRVFYNPKDKRTEDYITGRFG, from the coding sequence ATGAAAAAAATACAGGTCAAAGATTTAGACTTGTTTTACGGAGATGTCCAAGCCCTCAAAAAAATAAATTTGGATGTAGAAGCGAATAGCGTTTTGGCACTTATAGGTCCCTCTGGTTGTGGTAAATCTACCTTTATTCGTACTTTGAATAGGATGAACGATCTTATTGAGGGAGTTAAAATAAGTGGTACTGTTTTACTTGATGGTCAAGATGTATACAAAGAAGTGGATGTTATTGAACTTAGAAAGAGAGTAGGAATGGTTTTTCAAAAACCTAATCCTTTTCCTATGACGGTTTACGACAATGTAGCTTATGGCCCAAGAATTCATGGTATAAAAGACAAAAAAAAGTTAAATGAAATTGTTGAAAAAAGTTTGAAAGCTGCAGCTTTATGGGATGAAGTAAAAGATAGGCTCGACAAATCAGCTCTCAGTTTGTCTGGTGGCCAACAGCAAAGGCTTTGTATTGCTAGGACATTGGCAGTAGAACCAGAGGTAATTTTGATGGACGAGCCTACTTCAGCCTTAGATCCTATTTCTACTATGAAAATTGAGGAATTAATTAATGAGTTGAAAAATAAATATACAATAATAATAGTAACTCATAATATGCAACAAGCAGGAAGAGTGTCAGATTACACGGCCTTTTTCTTAAATGGTGAATTAATTGAAAGTGGACCAACAGACAGGGTTTTTTATAATCCTAAAGATAAGAGGACGGAAGACTACATTACTGGAAGATTCGGTTAA
- the phoU gene encoding phosphate signaling complex protein PhoU yields MNRTHFEKELEELHYDVLKMGSLVEEAIANSIASLVNHDTELAQKVIDDDDRIDKIEVEIDNKCAKIIVTQQPIARDLRIVLTGLKIVTDLERMADHAVDIAKTTLRIAHQNYIKPLIDIPRMAEIVREMVKMSLDSYVRQDLELARAIGEKDDIVDALYKQIFRELLTYMMEDPRNIDQATQFLFVARYLERIADHATNICEWVIYLDTGEHIDLN; encoded by the coding sequence GTGAATCGTACTCATTTTGAAAAAGAATTAGAAGAACTTCATTATGATGTTTTAAAAATGGGTAGCCTTGTAGAAGAGGCCATAGCAAATTCTATTGCTTCTTTAGTAAACCATGATACAGAATTAGCTCAGAAAGTTATAGATGACGATGACAGAATAGACAAAATAGAAGTAGAAATTGATAATAAGTGTGCAAAGATTATTGTAACCCAGCAGCCAATTGCAAGAGATTTGAGAATAGTTTTGACGGGTCTTAAAATTGTTACAGATTTAGAAAGAATGGCGGACCATGCAGTAGATATAGCAAAGACTACGTTGAGGATTGCTCATCAAAATTATATAAAACCTTTAATCGATATTCCAAGAATGGCAGAAATTGTAAGAGAAATGGTTAAAATGTCTTTGGATTCCTATGTACGACAAGATTTAGAACTGGCGAGAGCTATTGGCGAAAAAGACGATATAGTAGATGCTCTTTACAAACAGATTTTTAGAGAACTTTTGACATATATGATGGAAGACCCTAGAAACATTGACCAGGCAACACAATTTTTGTTTGTTGCTCGTTATCTTGAAAGAATTGCTGACCATGCAACTAATATATGTGAATGGGTAATTTATCTAGATACCGGTGAACATATAGATTTAAATTGA
- a CDS encoding DUF1614 domain-containing protein codes for MPLSYILLSITGLVVLFGFAHRVLDRMKMTDTWAFLVIIGMIIGTLIPNIPITKTVSINIGGAVIPIAVCVYLFLKAESTRERVNAVVVSIVAGIAVFIAGRILPAEPEAMIIEPKYIYGIVGGLIAYLFSRSRRSAFIAGVMGIILANVMQAVSNYLTGTRGAVSIGGAGFFDSVVISMIIAVFLSEIIGETREKIQGGTSKKHLEPREGMASSLIDTNKKEEGDKNEQKEDE; via the coding sequence ATGCCATTAAGCTATATTTTGCTTTCTATTACAGGATTGGTCGTTTTGTTCGGATTTGCCCATAGAGTATTAGATAGGATGAAAATGACAGATACATGGGCTTTTTTGGTGATAATTGGGATGATTATAGGGACATTAATACCTAATATTCCTATAACAAAAACTGTGTCTATAAACATAGGTGGAGCTGTTATCCCTATAGCAGTATGTGTGTATCTTTTTTTGAAAGCAGAAAGTACCAGAGAAAGAGTAAATGCAGTTGTAGTATCAATTGTTGCAGGAATAGCTGTTTTTATTGCAGGGCGAATACTTCCTGCAGAACCTGAAGCCATGATTATTGAGCCTAAGTATATTTATGGTATTGTTGGAGGTTTAATTGCGTATCTTTTTTCACGTTCGAGAAGAAGTGCTTTTATTGCAGGGGTGATGGGAATAATACTGGCAAATGTAATGCAGGCAGTCTCAAACTACTTGACAGGGACAAGAGGAGCCGTATCCATAGGAGGAGCTGGATTTTTTGATTCGGTAGTTATATCTATGATAATTGCCGTGTTTTTGTCTGAAATAATTGGGGAAACAAGAGAAAAAATACAAGGAGGTACTTCTAAAAAGCATCTTGAACCTAGGGAGGGTATGGCTAGCAGCTTGATAGATACTAACAAAAAAGAAGAGGGTGATAAAAATGAACAAAAGGAAGATGAATAA
- the spoIIP gene encoding stage II sporulation protein P, translating into MNKRKMNKVTILILLVIGFLSFAISSYAEKQAELQPDYYTVYDAKTNKVLFRTAMEVYKGDRYLSGDNKLYEVFKVNKNENTAYAKYLQTEKLPDVNIEEILQAMAVTENTGEKRVAIYSTHSDESYLPSDGAASINGHGGIYKVDAALQKALEAKGVTVKVDRTLYLPHDAMAYSRSRTGAVKLLKDFKPDLLLDVHRDAVPLEEYIRKIAGKNATGVRIVLGRNNPNLKANQQLAYRIKAIADKTYPNMIKDIFFGKGDFNQDLTPNSLLLEFGTYSHTRERAEVSASLIADVLTKALYGSDEQKQVGTVTKAQRPLPGQNKAAGTGIWVLIGVVVVSAVAFMFLSTGGREMYHKFSKATRKEFASYLGKFRRKKGDEP; encoded by the coding sequence ATGAACAAAAGGAAGATGAATAAAGTTACAATATTAATCTTATTGGTTATTGGATTTTTATCTTTTGCTATTAGCAGTTATGCAGAGAAGCAGGCTGAATTACAACCCGATTATTACACAGTGTATGATGCAAAGACAAATAAAGTGCTTTTCAGAACTGCAATGGAGGTTTATAAGGGGGATAGATATTTATCAGGAGATAATAAATTGTATGAAGTGTTCAAAGTGAATAAAAATGAAAATACAGCTTATGCAAAGTATTTGCAAACAGAAAAACTTCCAGATGTGAATATAGAAGAAATTTTACAAGCAATGGCAGTAACAGAAAATACTGGTGAAAAAAGAGTGGCGATATATTCTACCCACAGTGACGAATCCTATCTTCCTTCAGATGGTGCTGCAAGTATCAATGGACATGGCGGCATATACAAAGTAGATGCTGCCTTACAAAAAGCTTTAGAGGCAAAAGGAGTCACAGTCAAAGTGGACAGGACTTTGTATCTACCTCATGATGCTATGGCATACAGCCGATCAAGAACTGGAGCGGTCAAACTTTTAAAGGATTTTAAACCGGACCTACTTTTGGATGTTCATAGAGATGCAGTACCACTCGAAGAATATATACGAAAAATTGCAGGGAAGAATGCTACAGGCGTAAGAATTGTCTTAGGACGAAACAATCCTAATTTAAAAGCAAATCAGCAATTAGCCTATAGGATAAAAGCTATTGCGGATAAGACATATCCAAACATGATCAAGGATATATTTTTTGGAAAAGGAGATTTTAATCAAGATTTGACTCCAAACTCTTTATTGTTAGAATTTGGTACCTATTCTCATACAAGAGAAAGAGCAGAAGTTTCTGCTTCTTTAATAGCAGACGTATTGACTAAAGCACTTTATGGTTCAGATGAGCAAAAACAAGTAGGTACTGTTACAAAAGCTCAAAGACCGCTTCCTGGACAGAACAAAGCTGCAGGTACCGGAATATGGGTTTTGATTGGAGTTGTCGTAGTGTCAGCAGTAGCTTTCATGTTTTTGAGTACTGGTGGGCGAGAGATGTATCACAAGTTTTCTAAAGCTACGCGCAAAGAATTTGCAAGTTATTTGGGTAAGTTTAGGCGGAAAAAAGGAGATGAGCCATGA
- a CDS encoding YIEGIA family protein: MSINHEFYINIVVCGIALGTLARFIYLRVDYRQYPTYPQGYMTHLTLGIISAALGAFSVPALIEKQYTAVTFLALAAQQFKEVREIERASLEKMEATELVPRGAAYIENIAKIFEARNYIAMAVAALTSLAVYLSKSVIIGTIVGGLAIYLSRYVMKIAYIRDIAEVLPSKIVFKGPLLCVEDVVLADIGLKEGREIIEKFGMAVIIRPKGLDSLISINNLGIRQAILHEAANQLGLKMNIDTPELAPLTMNNNENGDIIVVMVAMKPDIDAFVEIIKNVPAIETVRKYPSKSRGARKAFN; encoded by the coding sequence ATGAGCATAAATCATGAATTTTATATCAATATTGTGGTTTGTGGAATTGCTTTGGGGACACTTGCCCGCTTTATATATTTAAGAGTGGACTATAGGCAGTATCCTACTTATCCTCAAGGTTATATGACTCATTTAACCTTAGGGATAATTTCAGCGGCTTTAGGAGCTTTTTCTGTGCCTGCATTAATTGAAAAACAGTACACTGCTGTCACCTTTTTAGCTTTGGCAGCACAACAATTTAAAGAAGTAAGAGAAATAGAGAGAGCCAGCTTAGAAAAAATGGAAGCAACAGAATTAGTTCCAAGAGGAGCAGCGTATATAGAAAATATAGCTAAAATTTTTGAAGCAAGAAACTATATTGCTATGGCAGTAGCTGCTCTTACTTCTTTGGCAGTTTATCTTTCTAAAAGTGTTATAATAGGTACAATTGTGGGAGGATTAGCAATTTATTTGTCTCGTTATGTAATGAAAATCGCTTATATTAGAGATATTGCTGAAGTTCTTCCTTCAAAGATTGTTTTTAAAGGACCTTTATTGTGCGTTGAGGATGTGGTTTTAGCAGATATAGGTCTAAAAGAAGGAAGAGAAATAATAGAGAAATTTGGAATGGCTGTTATAATACGTCCGAAAGGGTTAGATAGTTTAATTTCCATAAATAACTTAGGAATAAGACAGGCTATTCTCCATGAAGCTGCTAATCAATTAGGATTAAAAATGAATATTGATACTCCTGAATTAGCTCCTCTTACTATGAACAACAATGAAAATGGAGATATTATTGTGGTTATGGTAGCGATGAAGCCTGATATAGATGCATTTGTGGAAATTATAAAGAATGTGCCAGCAATTGAAACTGTAAGAAAGTATCCTTCAAAGTCAAGGGGCGCGAGAAAAGCTTTCAATTGA
- a CDS encoding capping complex subunit for YIEGIA, whose translation MEVHVTGYIIAIVALRKAKDNVSSGTAPIIYVENEEEQQKLSMYLSRIFKAAVHDLENGVFILVKQY comes from the coding sequence ATGGAAGTACATGTTACAGGATATATAATAGCAATAGTAGCTTTAAGAAAAGCAAAAGACAATGTCTCAAGTGGTACTGCACCCATCATTTATGTAGAAAATGAAGAAGAACAGCAAAAGCTTTCTATGTATTTGAGCAGAATTTTTAAGGCAGCCGTTCACGACCTTGAAAATGGAGTATTTATTTTAGTTAAACAATATTAG
- a CDS encoding DUF3189 family protein, whose protein sequence is MKVVYYSYYGCYSSPICAYLHLNDKSKIEKEEFFKIPFLFQVDYGQMRFIGKDNNQNEVFIIGMKNFSENIKKTLYDLMEVFKIKEDIIFIDTSHYDVIFFKVLMNLRGKKILTQTIDNFLYNYYLMRHKNIKRFVERYKKIL, encoded by the coding sequence ATGAAAGTAGTGTATTATAGCTATTATGGGTGCTATTCTTCTCCTATATGTGCATATCTTCATTTAAATGACAAATCCAAAATTGAAAAAGAGGAATTTTTTAAAATTCCTTTTTTGTTTCAAGTTGATTATGGACAAATGAGATTTATTGGGAAAGATAATAATCAAAATGAAGTCTTCATAATAGGAATGAAAAATTTTAGTGAAAATATCAAGAAAACTTTGTATGATTTGATGGAAGTTTTTAAAATAAAAGAAGATATAATTTTTATAGACACTTCCCACTATGATGTAATTTTTTTTAAAGTGCTGATGAATCTAAGAGGTAAGAAAATACTAACACAAACTATAGACAATTTTTTATATAATTACTATTTGATGAGACACAAGAATATAAAAAGATTTGTAGAGAGATATAAAAAAATACTATGA
- a CDS encoding DUF3189 family protein yields the protein MIIVYMCYGSAHSSVVAASIHIGLLPIDRVPTYEEIVSLPHYDKTSNDEIGTLFYMGKDEFGNYVYIVGARNGREIVTKAIYSFLSLYGISEKDILVVDALPTIGLTTKIGGITSRRLGIIFLGRPITVYGILKKYNNFVKLVTDIKTKLQIRS from the coding sequence GTGATTATTGTATATATGTGTTATGGAAGTGCTCACTCTTCTGTTGTAGCTGCTTCTATACACATAGGACTTTTACCTATTGACAGAGTGCCTACTTATGAAGAAATTGTTTCTCTTCCTCATTATGATAAAACTTCCAACGATGAAATTGGCACTCTTTTTTATATGGGTAAGGATGAATTTGGAAACTATGTGTACATTGTCGGTGCGAGAAATGGGCGAGAAATAGTGACAAAAGCTATTTACAGTTTTTTGTCTTTATATGGAATTTCTGAAAAAGATATATTAGTCGTAGATGCACTTCCTACCATAGGACTTACTACAAAGATTGGAGGTATTACGTCAAGGCGCTTAGGAATTATCTTTTTAGGTAGGCCTATAACGGTATATGGTATATTGAAAAAATACAACAATTTCGTAAAATTAGTAACAGATATTAAAACAAAGTTGCAAATAAGGTCTTGA